Below is a genomic region from Primulina eburnea isolate SZY01 chromosome 9, ASM2296580v1, whole genome shotgun sequence.
GCATAACTCTAGCAAGTTCAGCCTTCAATTTCTCCAATTCTGCCTTTAAACTCTTAGTCTCTTCCAATTGTTCTTTGAAGTTTTCGACCATAGCTTTTGGGACTGATTCCCTCTTCTTTCTTGGAGTTTTAAAGAAGACTTGAGGCTTTACAAACCCTCCCACACCTCGAACCCTCCCATAGTGTTCTTGGCTTCCTAGGACAGTGGTTAGGACATCATTCATTCCAGAAGATTTGAACTCTCCTTTGAGTTTTTTTTCCAACAAGTCATCCTACAATTAGAGACATAACAAATCAATCCAAAAACCACAGTTTTATTTATCTAGGCAATATGTTGATTGATTAAAACCAAACATTTACAATTTTTTCGGCAACTTCTGATGTCTCCACATTTGTTATGTTGCCAGATTTGTCTTCCCGAGCTTTACGCCAAAGCACCGATCTATCAACTTCTTCATCTTCAGCAATTATGTTTTTCTCTCTCTACAATTCCAAAAATAATCAGTTTAAGAACATGaagagctttatgaaaatgatAAACAGAATGCTCTATAGCTTACCAGTTCAGCCTCCAAGCCGATGTAACCCTTGCGAGACATTCTGTGGTGATATTTACAATTCATAGTccgtttttttttgtttttcgtgAGTAACCTACATCATTGTGTTCTTCAGTTAAGTATGGAAATTATTAATTGTTAAAGAAAACATGAAAATTCTTAAAGTACCTCCCATGATGAATCTAGTCTCTtaaagaaaaaatgaaaaatcttaAAGTACCTCCCACGATGGATCTAGTCTCGCATCCACAAATGCTTTCCAATCTGCTATTGGGAACTGATACTGACTTGGTGGAGAAATCAACTTTTCAGGATTTTTTCTATTCGGCCAAACAAATCTGCTAGTCAATTTGTTTTTGAAATCTCGCCACTTTTGTGCTGCTGAACTCATCACAGCAGACTCACTTTGTGGCGCTAGTTCGAAGACATTCTGCAACAAAAATATTAGTTGGTACTATTTCATATCGTATATACATACATGTTCAAATTAAAATACATACATGTTCAAATTAATATGTACATATCAGCGTATTACTCTAATCAACCAAGTTCATCAAAATAGCATGAAGTAcagtaaaaaaatattgatcaaGGTAGAGAATTCTGAAATGACAAATTATTGTATATGTAATCAATCcttgattaaaaaattcaaatgaaCACCAAAATTTAATCATGTACTTACCGATATCTGTTCCCACACTTTTTGTTTTATGTTTTCAGGAACATCAGGCCAGGACTTTATATTGATTGGCACCATGGATCTAGCAACAGAGCCAATGTATGATTGTAAAGCCCTTCCATTTGCATTGTATGTTGGCCTCCCCATGtcatcataatcaatcttcGTTTTTTTTCCCCATCTTGCAGCTGCAGTTAGTTTAACCATCAATGTAGGTCCTCTCTTGTTCTTCTGCACATCTACAAGACGTTCTTGTTCATCAGTAAGTCCATGCAGCTCCGCATCAGTAACTCCAAGCAAATTATCATCATTTAATTCTTGTAGCTCCTTAAATTCAGtttttttctcctcttttttgCGACCCATTATGTTCTCCGCTGCATAAGAACATGAATTAAaccaatattaaaatctacaCAATAACATGGATAATTAAAATATCAcaaacataacataaacacataataaaaataacaaaaatataaaaatgacataaataataataataagactGATAAAAAATGATACAAGTGCataacataattttttaaaGTAGATAACATGTCTTTTCTTGTCCCTAAATAAACATGACATAAAAGtaaaaatcatcattttttCTTGTTCATTTCCCAGACACCCTCGTTTTCTGATCTAAAGTATCTTTCATGAAAGGGAATACAATGAGTATCAACATCATCAATTGGTCGAGACACAGGAATACTAGTCCAAGCATCATCTTCTCCCTCATAACATCTATTTGGCACTGGGAGCACAATTGACCATCCTTTTTTTAATGGGTCTTCAATGTAAAAGACTTGATTGACTTGACTTGCAAGGACAAATTCATCATTCTTGTGCCCTCGTTTGTTCATATTGACCAAGGTGAAGCCACATTCATCATTGTTGATTACTCCTTTGTCGTTTGAAACCCACGCACACCTGAAAAGAGAAACTTGGAATTGATGATAGTCTAATTCCCATATTTCTTCAATCATTCCATAGAAAGACACATCAGCGATTAGAGGATTCTTATCTTTGGCACTACAGACAAGCATGGTGCTGGCAACAAGAGAAACCCCACTGTTTTGGCAAACTCTCTCATCATCCCGCGCCTTTGTTTGGTATAAATTACCATTTATCACATAACTACTATACTTAATGACGTGCGAACGTGGTCCATGAGCCAGCCATGTCAATGTCGATGTTATTCCACCATTGCATCTGTCTATTTCACCAGCAACCTGACATCTATTCAATTTGAATATGGTGATAAAAATAGCAGTTACAACTTGTTCAGCGCaaaatgcatgaaaaatatttttgcatcTACCTAACCTTTGCACGAAACCAGTCAATGAACCTCTTGTTGTGAGCATCTTGTATCCACCTTTCGTCTGTGTTTTTTTTCGGAAACATTGACTTCAAGAAGGTTTTATGTTCACTAtggaaatatttatatataaatttgtgTCAGACAGTAGATATTGATAATAACAATGtgcaaaataataaattaatgcaGTACACTTACATTATGTAGGGAGATACTTCTTCCGTATTTTCCAGCACAGTCAAAT
It encodes:
- the LOC140841323 gene encoding uncharacterized protein isoform X5, whose product is MYPFERYMKVLKSYVGSRKHPEGCIVQRYSAEEAIEFCSEYLNDLDPVGVPQSNRDPETNVPGFLACKSPIIVQQVDLQQAHLTVLENTEEVSPYIIEHKTFLKSMFPKKNTDERWIQDAHNKRFIDWFRAKVAGEIDRCNGGITSTLTWLAHGPRSHVIKYSSYVINGNLYQTKARDDERVCQNSGVSLVASTMLVCSAKDKNPLIADVSFYGMIEEIWELDYHQFQVSLFRCAWVSNDKGVINNDECGFTLVNMNKRGHKNDEFVLASQVNQVFYIEDPLKKGWSIVLPVPNRCYEGEDDAWTSIPVSRPIDDVDTHCIPFHERYFRSENEGVWEMNKKK